The following are from one region of the Halorussus rarus genome:
- a CDS encoding ribonuclease J: MEIEIATIGGYEEVGRQCTAVRAGDDVVIFDMGLNLSKVLLHDNVETEKLHSLDLIDMGAIPDDRVMSDLEGDVQAIVPTHGHLDHIGAISKLAHRYSAPVVASPYTIELVKQQIQGEQKFGVENDLVKMEAGETMSIGDSGQVELEFVNVTHSIIDAINPVLHTPEGAVVYGLDKRMDHTPVLGDPIDMKRFREIGREGEGVLAYIEDCTNAGRKGRTPSEAVARRHLKDVMTSIEDYDGGIVATTFSSHIARVKSLVEFAHDIGREPVLLGRSMEKYSGTAERLDFVDFPEDMGMFGHRKSVDRTFKRIMKEGKENYLPIVTGHQGEPRAMLTRMGRGETPYELENGDKVIFSARVIPEPTNEGQRYQSERLLKMQGARIYDDIHVSGHLREEGHYQMIDALQPQNIIPAHQDMKGFAPYVSLAESQGYELGRDLHVTSNGNLIQLVE, translated from the coding sequence ATGGAAATCGAAATTGCAACCATCGGCGGTTACGAGGAAGTCGGACGGCAGTGCACCGCCGTCCGCGCGGGCGACGACGTTGTCATCTTCGACATGGGGCTGAACCTCTCGAAGGTGCTGCTCCACGACAACGTCGAGACGGAGAAACTGCACAGTCTCGACCTCATCGACATGGGAGCGATACCGGACGACCGCGTGATGTCGGACCTCGAAGGTGACGTCCAGGCCATCGTGCCGACGCACGGTCACCTCGACCACATCGGCGCCATCAGCAAGCTGGCCCACCGGTACAGCGCGCCGGTCGTGGCCTCGCCCTACACCATCGAACTGGTCAAGCAGCAGATCCAGGGCGAGCAGAAGTTCGGCGTCGAGAACGATCTCGTGAAGATGGAGGCGGGCGAGACGATGTCCATCGGCGACTCCGGGCAGGTCGAACTGGAGTTCGTCAACGTGACCCACTCCATCATCGACGCCATCAACCCGGTGCTCCACACGCCCGAGGGCGCGGTCGTCTACGGCCTCGACAAGCGGATGGACCACACGCCGGTGCTCGGCGACCCCATCGACATGAAGCGGTTCCGCGAAATCGGTCGCGAGGGCGAGGGCGTGCTGGCGTACATCGAGGACTGCACCAACGCGGGCCGGAAGGGTCGGACGCCGAGCGAGGCGGTCGCCCGTCGGCACCTCAAGGACGTCATGACCTCCATCGAGGACTACGACGGCGGCATCGTGGCGACGACGTTCTCAAGCCACATCGCCCGCGTCAAGAGTCTCGTGGAGTTCGCTCACGACATCGGCCGCGAACCCGTGCTGCTCGGCCGGTCGATGGAGAAGTACTCGGGTACCGCGGAGCGGCTCGACTTCGTCGACTTCCCCGAGGACATGGGGATGTTCGGGCACCGCAAGTCGGTCGACCGCACCTTCAAGCGGATCATGAAGGAGGGCAAGGAGAACTACCTCCCCATCGTCACGGGCCACCAGGGCGAGCCCCGCGCGATGCTCACCCGGATGGGCCGGGGCGAGACGCCCTACGAACTGGAGAACGGCGACAAGGTCATCTTCTCGGCCCGCGTGATTCCGGAGCCGACCAACGAGGGCCAGCGCTACCAGTCCGAGCGCCTCCTGAAGATGCAGGGCGCTCGCATCTACGACGACATCCACGTCTCGGGCCACCTCCGCGAGGAGGGTCACTACCAGATGATCGACGCGCTCCAGCCGCAGAACATCATCCCGGCCCACCAGGACATGAAGGGGTTCGCGCCGTACGTGAGCCTCGCCGAGAGCCAGGGCTACGAACTGGGTCGGGACCTCCACGTGACGAGCAACGGCAACCTCATCCAGCTCGTCGAGTAA